In a genomic window of Lacrimispora sp. BS-2:
- a CDS encoding ABC transporter substrate-binding protein produces the protein MRKRLLATSLAALLAATSLTACGSKTEKVGTATTEAAATEASSIKSDDGAQTASGDKVTLNICWWGNQTRNDVTKKAADLYMSKNPNVEIKVEFTDWGGYWDKLSAMAAGGNLPDIIQMDYSYLNQYQKSGQLADLSEFMSAGVIDTSKIPASIIESGSIDGKCYALSLGSNAPLMVYDKAIIEKAGVTIPEQMTFDELYDISKTIYEKTGVKTVYDGWINMLQMTARTNGSHIFDELTEGKEDSTMIHFANVEKFQKAEFSIAPDILVEKNPDNIETKPIVDETTWNDFPYSNQFISLSNAAGRELEVTMNPILTNGKQNMYLKPSQFFSIAETSGNKEEAAKFIDWFTNSVECNEILMAERGIPVNTEVADAIKPKVDAVAQKIFDYVARVSEIAVPIDAPDPTGKGEVEALTKSVVEAIRYGDTTAEEAAASFVPEAKKILEEAAK, from the coding sequence GTGAGAAAGAGATTATTAGCAACATCACTTGCTGCATTGCTTGCAGCAACATCTTTGACCGCCTGTGGTTCCAAGACAGAAAAGGTGGGTACAGCAACGACTGAGGCTGCTGCAACAGAGGCATCATCCATAAAGTCAGATGACGGAGCACAGACAGCTTCAGGGGATAAGGTGACCTTAAACATTTGCTGGTGGGGCAATCAGACCAGAAATGACGTAACAAAAAAAGCTGCGGATTTATACATGAGTAAAAATCCAAATGTGGAGATCAAGGTTGAGTTTACCGACTGGGGCGGTTACTGGGACAAGCTTTCTGCTATGGCAGCCGGCGGCAACTTACCGGATATCATTCAGATGGACTATTCCTACTTAAACCAGTACCAGAAGAGCGGACAGCTGGCTGATTTATCCGAATTTATGTCCGCAGGTGTCATTGATACTTCAAAGATTCCGGCAAGCATCATTGAGAGCGGTTCTATCGATGGAAAATGCTATGCTTTAAGCCTTGGAAGCAATGCTCCTTTAATGGTTTATGATAAGGCCATTATAGAAAAAGCCGGAGTGACCATTCCTGAGCAGATGACCTTTGATGAGCTATATGATATTTCCAAGACCATTTACGAGAAAACAGGAGTAAAAACCGTTTATGACGGCTGGATCAACATGCTGCAGATGACGGCAAGAACCAATGGTTCCCATATCTTCGATGAGTTAACTGAGGGTAAAGAAGATTCTACCATGATACATTTTGCCAATGTGGAGAAATTCCAGAAAGCAGAATTTTCTATTGCGCCAGATATTCTGGTTGAAAAGAATCCGGATAACATTGAAACAAAGCCGATCGTGGATGAAACCACATGGAATGACTTCCCATATTCCAATCAGTTTATCAGCCTTTCAAACGCAGCCGGAAGAGAGTTAGAAGTAACTATGAACCCGATTCTGACAAACGGTAAGCAGAATATGTATTTAAAGCCAAGCCAGTTCTTCTCCATTGCTGAAACTTCGGGGAATAAAGAGGAAGCTGCAAAGTTCATTGACTGGTTCACCAACAGCGTGGAATGTAATGAAATCCTTATGGCAGAAAGAGGAATCCCGGTTAATACTGAGGTAGCGGATGCGATTAAGCCAAAGGTAGATGCTGTTGCGCAGAAGATATTTGACTACGTTGCAAGGGTTTCAGAGATTGCGGTTCCGATTGATGCTCCAGATCCGACCGGAAAGGGCGAAGTGGAGGCATTGACAAAGAGCGTGGTAGAAGCAATCCGCTATGGTGATACAACCGCTGAGGAAGCGGCAGCCAGCTTTGTGCCTGAAGCGAAAAAGATTTTGGAAGAAGCAGCGAAATAG
- a CDS encoding sensor histidine kinase yields the protein MKRCTVWFNNLSLYKKMLTIFLLALLALCITFLIGIRILTLRYNEELYRTNANSLNHVTTYLESEMQLIQSISYNMIGDPILQDNLVFLADNPYNNRRSLARRNIYQQLYSYVYRSKYIKSINIILADGTNICMGSSDEILKFNLKELNGITSSLKGKAIWAPAMEPGDDTVCARQILKLKYLNLKKLAGLYITVDMERMIEDGLKSAGSLVEDSNFILMSGEKRIYPATAFHDGYCAEIIAGNKQRENTYRISALDNKKEFIITGHIPYVDWNYIYFRDYDPLFYRIQLMSLQILVFTVFIIFITATYVNLIFRHIFRHLDYLIEKIRKFGSGKSPACNVECYDYENRQDEIGQLHRSFDEMTHSVKVLRDENYDKQLLLRDSTIKMLQQQINPHFLYNTLDTINWMAQKYGAEDISVMVRSLGNLFRASIAGQKDIIPLEDELEVLDNYIRIQEIRFKDRLHFELKIPENISHIFVPKLCIQPLVENALKHAMEDTDEMCMIRVVIEEMEKDYEIRVSNTGSRFEPDLLEKIRHKEIKPQGSGVGLTNIHSRLKLLYGEHYGLTFYNEKEMAVVMLSIPKEGEI from the coding sequence ATGAAACGATGTACTGTATGGTTTAACAACCTGTCTTTATACAAAAAAATGCTGACCATTTTCCTGCTGGCCCTGCTGGCGCTTTGCATTACCTTCCTTATCGGCATCAGGATTCTCACCTTACGCTATAATGAGGAGCTGTACCGTACCAATGCCAATTCCTTAAATCATGTAACCACTTATCTGGAATCGGAAATGCAGTTGATCCAAAGCATATCATACAACATGATCGGTGATCCCATTCTTCAGGATAATCTGGTATTTTTAGCTGATAATCCTTACAACAACCGCCGGTCCCTGGCGCGCCGGAATATTTACCAGCAGCTTTATTCCTATGTTTACCGAAGCAAATATATAAAATCCATTAACATTATCCTGGCTGACGGAACCAATATCTGTATGGGAAGCTCTGACGAGATCCTTAAATTCAACCTGAAGGAGCTTAACGGAATAACCAGCAGCCTAAAAGGAAAAGCCATCTGGGCTCCTGCCATGGAACCGGGAGATGATACGGTATGTGCCAGGCAGATATTAAAACTTAAATATTTAAACCTGAAAAAGCTGGCCGGCCTCTACATTACGGTGGACATGGAACGAATGATTGAGGACGGCTTAAAAAGTGCCGGAAGCCTTGTAGAAGACTCCAATTTCATCCTGATGTCAGGGGAAAAGAGGATTTACCCTGCAACTGCCTTTCACGATGGATACTGCGCGGAAATCATTGCCGGCAACAAACAGCGTGAAAACACCTACCGTATTTCCGCACTGGACAATAAAAAGGAATTTATCATTACCGGTCATATCCCCTATGTGGACTGGAATTATATTTATTTCAGGGATTACGATCCGCTGTTTTACAGAATTCAGCTTATGAGCCTTCAGATCCTTGTATTTACTGTCTTTATCATTTTCATTACTGCAACTTATGTGAACCTGATTTTCCGTCATATTTTCCGCCACCTGGACTATCTGATTGAAAAGATCCGGAAGTTTGGAAGCGGGAAGTCCCCTGCCTGTAATGTGGAATGCTATGACTATGAAAACCGCCAGGATGAAATCGGACAGCTTCACCGGAGCTTTGATGAAATGACCCACAGCGTCAAGGTCCTGCGGGATGAAAATTATGACAAGCAGCTTCTTCTGAGAGATTCCACCATTAAGATGCTCCAGCAGCAGATCAATCCACACTTTTTATATAATACTCTGGATACGATCAACTGGATGGCGCAGAAATACGGGGCCGAAGATATCTCTGTTATGGTACGTTCCCTTGGAAACCTGTTCCGGGCCTCCATTGCCGGACAAAAAGACATCATACCTCTTGAAGATGAGCTGGAGGTGCTGGATAATTACATCCGCATTCAGGAAATACGTTTTAAGGACAGGCTTCACTTTGAGCTTAAAATACCGGAAAACATTTCCCATATTTTCGTTCCAAAGCTCTGTATTCAGCCCCTGGTTGAAAACGCCTTAAAGCACGCCATGGAGGATACTGATGAGATGTGCATGATACGGGTCGTCATTGAGGAAATGGAGAAAGACTATGAGATCCGGGTATCCAACACCGGCTCCCGGTTCGAACCGGATCTTTTAGAAAAAATCCGGCATAAGGAGATCAAACCACAAGGCTCCGGTGTGGGCCTGACCAACATTCATTCCCGGCTAAAGCTGCTTTATGGAGAACATTATGGCCTGACATTTTATAATGAAAAAGAAATGGCAGTGGTAATGCTGTCCATTCCTAAGGAAGGGGAGATTTGA
- a CDS encoding response regulator: MLRLMIVDDEQIIREALSQMIDYESMGYELIATAKNGMEAYDIICDDYPDVVITDIRMPILNGLNLIERSIKSDSHITFILLSGYNDFEYAKQAMKYGVRYYLLKPTDKNELIESLVSIRKERLEEEESRKMQQQDFLRGLHFPLEQSFIMEALEHQDSFSAVFRKYQGLLSLPKNCIYACICSFVEESYLKSFICDVRKLLEDSKVPIQFSILYVKNTAVLIFPAFTLAIQERIENAITSLRYPGQSVTFEAEFLHRASAEKLFQEIIQKVSRFERILLIGEGGDAHEIRNHIASPWMISRLEDSITSAVDTIQAGELLDSVFMDSIPLPTARNLALGLFLQTGPEREKLPVDAACDFFRRLYSCDTVSGIRELLRVVLVRKDAVCEAHKARSNISLLKAYIREHLYSENLSLKWLAENYLFVSVGYLSKQFVKEEGMRFSDYLNKERMEEAIRLMTYYHSDNIKHIARQVGFGSNPQYFSQIFKRYTGFPPTEYIEKQKNKL; encoded by the coding sequence ATGCTGAGACTGATGATTGTAGATGATGAACAGATTATAAGAGAGGCTCTTTCCCAGATGATCGACTATGAGTCCATGGGCTATGAGCTCATTGCCACTGCGAAAAATGGAATGGAAGCCTACGATATCATCTGCGACGATTATCCGGATGTGGTGATTACAGATATCCGGATGCCCATCCTAAACGGTCTGAATTTAATTGAACGTTCCATAAAATCAGATTCCCATATCACCTTTATTCTTCTTTCCGGCTACAATGATTTTGAATATGCCAAACAGGCCATGAAATACGGGGTACGGTATTATCTTTTAAAACCAACAGATAAAAATGAGCTGATCGAATCTCTGGTCTCCATAAGAAAGGAACGCCTCGAGGAGGAAGAAAGCAGGAAGATGCAGCAGCAGGATTTCTTAAGAGGCCTGCATTTTCCCCTGGAGCAGAGCTTTATTATGGAAGCACTGGAGCACCAGGATTCCTTTTCAGCCGTATTCCGCAAATACCAGGGACTTTTATCCCTTCCAAAGAACTGCATTTATGCCTGTATCTGTTCCTTTGTGGAGGAAAGCTATTTAAAAAGCTTTATCTGTGACGTCAGAAAGCTTTTAGAGGATTCCAAGGTTCCCATACAGTTTTCCATACTTTATGTAAAAAACACTGCGGTCCTTATATTCCCGGCCTTTACTCTGGCAATCCAGGAACGGATCGAAAACGCCATAACCAGTCTCCGGTATCCCGGCCAGTCCGTCACCTTTGAAGCGGAATTTCTTCACAGGGCTTCCGCTGAAAAGCTTTTTCAGGAAATCATTCAAAAGGTTTCCCGTTTTGAGCGGATCCTTCTCATCGGGGAGGGTGGAGATGCCCACGAAATCAGAAATCACATTGCTTCCCCCTGGATGATCAGCCGGCTTGAGGACTCCATAACCTCTGCCGTGGATACCATACAGGCCGGGGAACTCCTTGATTCTGTTTTTATGGACTCCATCCCCTTACCCACTGCAAGAAACCTTGCATTAGGCTTATTCCTTCAGACAGGGCCGGAACGGGAAAAGCTCCCTGTGGATGCTGCCTGTGACTTTTTCCGGCGTCTCTACTCCTGTGATACTGTGTCCGGAATCCGGGAACTTCTTCGTGTGGTGCTGGTCCGCAAGGACGCCGTATGCGAAGCTCATAAGGCGAGATCCAATATCTCCCTGTTAAAAGCCTATATCAGGGAACATTTATACTCTGAAAATCTTTCCTTAAAGTGGCTGGCTGAAAATTATCTTTTCGTAAGTGTAGGATACTTAAGCAAGCAATTCGTAAAGGAAGAGGGGATGCGTTTTTCCGACTACTTAAACAAGGAGCGGATGGAGGAAGCAATCCGGCTGATGACTTATTACCACAGTGATAACATAAAGCACATTGCCCGCCAGGTAGGATTTGGCAGCAATCCTCAATATTTCAGTCAGATATTTAAGCGGTATACCGGCTTTCCGCCGACCGAATATATAGAAAAGCAGAAAAATAAACTTTAA
- a CDS encoding glycoside hydrolase family 88 protein has translation MMTNELLLEKIHLVVDKLMKLGGYDYNKDKNVSSTDTKKGLIQRDFGIEEWDWPQGVGLYGLYKLQEFYGDGRYLLFFEKWYSGHLKKGLPSKNINTTAPFLPLSFLYESLGNPEEFYNLCAQRADWLINDLPKTPDNGFQHVTSAIGNRDGVSLNDGQIWVDTLFMSVLFLNRMGYISENALWKDEALHQFLVHIKYLFDKQTGLFHHGFSFDRMDNFGGIFWCRGNSWFTYGIMEYLDTCGEGLDKGVKAFLTDTFKSQAFALLRLQSPSGLWNTVLTYASSYGEVSGSAAIAAGLLRGVKAGILDSSYKASADRAIEAICANISEDGTVLNVSAGTGIGMDSDHYKNIALMPMAYGQALTLTALYEALDKK, from the coding sequence ATGATGACAAATGAGCTGCTGCTTGAAAAGATCCATTTGGTTGTGGATAAACTGATGAAACTTGGAGGATATGACTATAACAAAGACAAGAACGTCAGCAGCACTGACACAAAAAAAGGACTCATCCAAAGGGATTTCGGCATAGAGGAATGGGACTGGCCCCAGGGAGTCGGACTGTATGGCTTATACAAGCTCCAGGAGTTTTACGGAGATGGCCGGTATCTCCTATTCTTTGAGAAGTGGTACAGCGGCCATCTAAAGAAGGGACTTCCTTCCAAAAACATCAATACTACCGCTCCCTTTCTTCCCTTGTCCTTTTTATATGAAAGCCTTGGCAATCCGGAGGAATTTTACAACCTGTGCGCTCAGAGGGCGGACTGGCTCATCAATGACCTGCCAAAAACCCCTGACAACGGATTCCAGCATGTGACCAGTGCCATCGGAAACCGGGATGGCGTAAGTTTAAATGATGGACAGATCTGGGTGGACACTCTGTTCATGTCCGTGCTCTTTTTAAACCGAATGGGATACATATCAGAAAATGCTCTTTGGAAAGACGAGGCCCTTCATCAGTTCCTGGTCCATATCAAATATCTCTTTGACAAACAGACCGGTCTCTTCCATCACGGCTTTAGTTTTGATCGGATGGATAATTTCGGGGGCATCTTCTGGTGCAGAGGAAATTCCTGGTTTACCTACGGGATCATGGAATACTTGGATACCTGCGGGGAAGGCTTAGACAAAGGAGTAAAGGCTTTCCTGACCGACACCTTCAAATCCCAGGCTTTTGCCCTTTTACGCCTTCAGTCCCCATCAGGACTGTGGAACACCGTTCTAACCTACGCTTCCAGCTACGGTGAAGTCTCCGGCTCTGCAGCCATTGCCGCCGGGCTGTTAAGGGGTGTGAAGGCAGGAATCCTTGACAGTTCTTACAAGGCTTCTGCTGACCGGGCCATTGAAGCCATCTGCGCCAATATCTCCGAAGACGGAACCGTGTTAAACGTATCGGCCGGAACCGGAATCGGCATGGATTCCGATCATTATAAGAACATTGCACTCATGCCCATGGCCTATGGGCAGGCTCTTACCCTGACCGCTTTGTACGAGGCTCTGGATAAGAAATAA
- a CDS encoding AraC family transcriptional regulator: MERTIFSESMEGITIDEVVRDQEYSMTRKHFHDTYELYFLLEGERYYFIEKETYYVKTGDVVLVNREQVHKTSQAGSKRHDRILLQLSGRVLEPWLKQAGVSSLEKLFGDYYGVARLSQGEWEEMKELLLGISEELIHRKERYETMVRLKLSQILLMVYRNRKKTILKEIPPTVQTAKHGKVHEVAEYLTLHCETGESLEELAEAFFISKSYLSRIFREVTGFSVNEYRNLARVRKAKELLANSGYSITEISEILGFESITYFERVFKKHTDVTPLKYRKAGEGPVV, from the coding sequence ATGGAAAGAACCATATTTTCGGAGAGCATGGAGGGAATCACCATTGATGAGGTGGTCCGGGACCAGGAATATTCCATGACCAGGAAGCATTTTCATGATACCTATGAGCTTTATTTTCTTCTGGAAGGAGAACGTTACTATTTCATAGAGAAAGAAACCTATTATGTGAAAACAGGGGATGTAGTTTTGGTAAACCGGGAACAGGTTCATAAAACAAGCCAGGCTGGAAGCAAAAGGCATGACAGGATTCTTCTCCAGCTAAGCGGGAGGGTTTTGGAACCATGGCTTAAGCAGGCAGGAGTCTCTTCCCTTGAGAAGCTGTTTGGAGATTATTATGGGGTGGCCAGGCTGTCCCAGGGAGAATGGGAAGAAATGAAGGAACTTTTGCTTGGGATCTCCGAGGAGCTGATCCACAGGAAAGAGCGGTATGAGACAATGGTAAGGCTTAAGCTTTCCCAGATTTTATTAATGGTCTACCGAAACAGGAAGAAAACCATACTTAAGGAGATACCGCCGACGGTACAGACTGCAAAGCATGGAAAGGTGCATGAGGTGGCGGAATATTTAACACTTCACTGTGAGACAGGAGAGAGCTTAGAGGAGCTGGCAGAGGCTTTTTTTATCAGCAAATCCTATTTAAGCAGAATTTTCCGGGAAGTGACCGGATTTTCCGTAAATGAATACCGGAACCTGGCAAGAGTGAGAAAGGCGAAAGAGCTTCTGGCAAACAGCGGGTATTCCATTACGGAAATATCGGAAATTCTTGGATTTGAAAGTATTACCTATTTTGAACGGGTATTTAAAAAGCATACGGATGTGACGCCTTTAAAATACAGAAAGGCAGGGGAGGGCCCGGTGGTTTAA
- a CDS encoding alpha-glucosidase/alpha-galactosidase has product MKYADNKVSDINIAYIGGGSRGWAWTFMTDLSMDDSLSGTISLYDIDKSAAKNNEIIGNKLTNREDTTGKWNYVIAVSLKEALTGCDFAVISILPGTFDEMDSDVHLPERLGIYQSVGDTAGPGGMVRALRTIPMFVTIAEAVKEYSPNAWIINYTNPMSLCIKTLYHVFPRIKAFGCCHEVFGTQKVLKGICEETFGFENIDRRDINVNVLGINHFTWFDQASYKGIDLFPVYRDYIDAHYREGYNEPDKNWANNSFECAHRVKFDLFRRYGLIAAAGDRHLAEFMPGSDYLKDPETVKSWKFGLTTVAWRKEDLKNRLAKSLHLAGGEEEIELKASGEEGILLIKALCGLEKTVSNVNIPNSFLQIPNLPAEAVVETNALFSRDSIKPVAAGSIPENVLELIKPHVANHQLILEAALTYDRAMVYEAFLNDPLVKGRAGEEEIKKLADDMIENTLAYLPKSWK; this is encoded by the coding sequence ATGAAATACGCAGACAATAAAGTAAGCGATATTAATATCGCCTATATCGGAGGCGGCTCCAGAGGCTGGGCCTGGACCTTTATGACAGATCTTTCCATGGACGATTCTTTAAGCGGAACCATCAGTTTATATGACATCGATAAGTCAGCCGCAAAAAATAATGAAATAATCGGCAACAAGCTGACAAACAGAGAGGATACCACCGGAAAATGGAACTACGTCATAGCTGTCTCCTTAAAGGAAGCTCTGACCGGCTGTGACTTTGCAGTCATCTCCATTCTCCCGGGAACCTTTGATGAGATGGATTCCGACGTTCATCTTCCCGAAAGGCTTGGCATCTACCAGTCCGTTGGTGATACCGCAGGCCCTGGAGGAATGGTCCGTGCCCTCCGCACCATTCCCATGTTTGTGACCATTGCAGAGGCAGTAAAAGAGTATTCGCCAAATGCCTGGATCATCAACTACACCAATCCAATGTCCCTGTGCATAAAGACTCTTTACCACGTATTCCCCCGGATCAAGGCTTTCGGCTGCTGCCATGAAGTATTCGGCACCCAGAAGGTTTTAAAGGGAATCTGTGAAGAAACCTTTGGCTTTGAAAACATTGACCGCCGGGACATCAATGTAAACGTTCTGGGAATCAATCATTTTACCTGGTTTGACCAGGCTTCCTACAAGGGAATCGACTTATTCCCTGTTTACCGTGATTATATTGACGCCCACTACAGGGAGGGCTACAATGAACCGGATAAGAACTGGGCAAACAACAGCTTTGAGTGCGCTCACAGAGTAAAATTTGATCTCTTCCGCCGCTACGGCCTGATCGCTGCTGCCGGTGACCGCCACCTTGCAGAATTCATGCCTGGAAGCGATTACTTAAAGGATCCGGAAACCGTAAAGAGCTGGAAATTCGGTCTCACCACTGTTGCCTGGAGAAAAGAGGATTTAAAAAACCGTTTGGCCAAGAGCCTCCACCTTGCAGGGGGAGAAGAGGAAATTGAACTGAAAGCATCGGGAGAGGAAGGGATCCTTCTGATCAAAGCCTTGTGCGGTCTTGAAAAAACCGTGAGCAATGTCAATATCCCCAATTCCTTCTTACAGATTCCAAACCTGCCGGCAGAAGCCGTTGTTGAAACCAACGCCCTGTTCAGCCGGGACAGCATTAAACCGGTGGCAGCCGGCTCCATACCGGAAAATGTCCTTGAACTGATCAAGCCCCATGTTGCCAACCATCAGCTCATTCTGGAAGCCGCTCTCACTTATGACCGCGCTATGGTGTACGAGGCCTTCTTAAACGATCCTCTGGTAAAAGGCCGGGCAGGAGAAGAAGAAATCAAAAAACTGGCAGACGACATGATTGAAAACACTCTGGCCTATCTGCCAAAAAGCTGGAAATAA
- a CDS encoding metallophosphoesterase, whose translation MKILIVSDTHRKDESLHKIIAEIGPLDMLIHLGDSEGSEDKIAGWIPAGCELQMVLGNNDFFSDLEREREVKIGKYRALLTHGHYYNVSLGVERLEQEAAERGFDIAMYGHTHRPYYEVHNGITILNPGSLSYPRQEGRKPSYMMMEINEQGEAHFTLKFLEK comes from the coding sequence ATGAAAATACTGATTGTCAGTGATACGCACCGTAAAGATGAGAGTTTACATAAGATCATTGCAGAAATCGGGCCGCTGGACATGCTGATCCACTTGGGGGATTCGGAAGGCAGCGAAGATAAAATAGCCGGCTGGATTCCCGCTGGCTGTGAGCTTCAGATGGTTCTTGGCAACAATGATTTTTTCTCGGATCTGGAACGGGAGAGAGAAGTGAAAATAGGAAAGTACCGGGCTTTGCTTACCCATGGTCATTATTATAATGTATCCCTTGGAGTTGAGCGCCTGGAGCAGGAGGCGGCGGAAAGAGGCTTTGATATTGCCATGTACGGTCACACCCACAGACCTTATTATGAGGTACATAATGGGATTACGATCTTAAATCCGGGCAGCCTTTCCTATCCCAGGCAGGAAGGGAGAAAGCCCTCCTACATGATGATGGAGATTAATGAACAGGGGGAGGCACATTTTACCCTGAAATTTCTGGAGAAATAA
- the rdgB gene encoding RdgB/HAM1 family non-canonical purine NTP pyrophosphatase, with product MSDKKIVFATGNEGKMREIREILKDLGMEILSMKEAGASLDIVEDGATFGENAEIKAREVWKVTGGIVLADDSGLVVDCLNGEPGILSARYMGEDTSYEIKNQNILDRTAHAKGGERSARFVCNIAAVLPDGQVIHTEESMEGLLADRPAGEGGFGYDPILYIPEFRVTSAQLTLEQKNKISHRGKALEAMKGQLMEVFTGGENNENTDCQ from the coding sequence ATGAGCGACAAAAAGATCGTATTTGCCACAGGGAATGAAGGAAAAATGAGAGAGATCAGGGAGATCCTAAAGGACCTGGGAATGGAGATCCTCTCCATGAAAGAGGCCGGTGCAAGCCTGGATATTGTGGAGGATGGAGCTACATTTGGGGAAAACGCTGAGATAAAGGCCAGGGAAGTGTGGAAAGTGACCGGAGGAATCGTACTTGCAGATGATTCCGGCCTGGTGGTAGACTGCTTAAACGGAGAACCGGGAATCCTTTCTGCCAGATATATGGGAGAAGACACTTCTTATGAGATCAAAAACCAGAATATCCTTGACCGGACTGCCCATGCAAAGGGCGGGGAAAGAAGCGCCCGTTTTGTATGCAATATTGCCGCAGTGCTGCCCGATGGACAGGTGATCCATACAGAAGAGTCCATGGAAGGTCTTCTTGCTGACCGGCCTGCCGGAGAAGGCGGCTTTGGTTATGATCCCATCCTATATATACCGGAATTCAGAGTAACCAGCGCCCAGCTTACCCTGGAACAGAAGAATAAAATCAGTCACCGGGGAAAGGCTCTGGAAGCCATGAAAGGTCAGCTTATGGAAGTTTTTACAGGAGGGGAGAATAATGAAAATACTGATTGTCAGTGA
- a CDS encoding lectin like domain-containing protein, with translation MKNKKWFFLLLMIICFSAGFRIAGLEPDPVDKAGQDYLKESGSVQVYSPMPSLKTEVLNQQLPAFYDGRKEGRVPPVKNQGSIGTCWAFASLQALEAGLLPDENYEFSEDHMSLNNGFCIPQEEGGEYTMSMAYLLSWRGPVLEADDPYGDGISPDGLKAEKHVQEIQILPDKDYEKIKRAVLAYGGVQSSLYTSMEAGDSRSESYNDEAFAYCYTGPEPPNHDSVIIGWDDAYPKENFQGEVQGDGAFICMNSWGDGFGDQGYFYVSYYDSNIGISNIVYTVVEDTDNYDHIYQTDLRGWVGQLGYGQDTVWFSNVYEAGASQRLEAAGFYATGPGTSYEVYVVRHAGKESDILEGRDFSRKVFLSKGSFDYGGYYTVPLKGNEPEDLALSQGERFAVIVKITTPDAVHPAAIEYDAGDGRTFVNVSDGEGYISADGISWERAEEKNCNLCLKAYTKDR, from the coding sequence TTGAAGAATAAAAAATGGTTTTTCCTCCTTCTGATGATCATCTGTTTTTCCGCAGGCTTCCGGATCGCTGGTCTGGAGCCTGATCCTGTGGACAAAGCAGGACAGGATTATTTAAAAGAGTCAGGAAGCGTTCAGGTATACAGCCCGATGCCGTCATTGAAAACGGAAGTTTTAAACCAACAGCTCCCGGCCTTCTATGATGGGAGAAAGGAAGGCCGGGTTCCCCCTGTGAAAAACCAGGGTTCTATTGGAACCTGCTGGGCCTTTGCCTCGCTGCAGGCTCTGGAAGCAGGGCTGCTGCCAGATGAAAACTATGAATTTTCGGAAGACCATATGTCTTTAAACAATGGTTTTTGCATCCCCCAGGAAGAAGGCGGGGAATATACCATGTCAATGGCCTATCTGCTGTCATGGAGAGGTCCGGTATTGGAAGCAGACGACCCATACGGTGACGGCATTTCCCCTGACGGCTTAAAAGCGGAGAAACATGTCCAGGAGATCCAGATCCTTCCAGATAAGGATTATGAGAAGATTAAACGGGCTGTTCTTGCCTATGGCGGGGTCCAAAGTTCCCTTTACACTTCCATGGAGGCTGGGGACAGCCGGTCTGAATCCTACAATGATGAGGCCTTTGCCTATTGCTATACAGGCCCTGAGCCACCCAATCATGATTCCGTGATCATTGGCTGGGATGATGCTTATCCTAAGGAGAACTTTCAAGGGGAAGTTCAGGGAGACGGGGCATTTATCTGTATGAACAGCTGGGGGGATGGATTCGGAGACCAGGGATATTTTTATGTATCCTATTATGATTCCAATATTGGAATTAGTAACATTGTTTATACGGTTGTGGAAGACACGGATAATTATGACCATATTTATCAGACGGATCTCCGGGGCTGGGTCGGCCAGCTGGGATATGGACAGGATACCGTGTGGTTTTCCAATGTATACGAAGCAGGAGCTTCCCAGCGTCTTGAAGCGGCAGGCTTCTATGCCACAGGTCCCGGCACATCCTATGAGGTTTACGTGGTGCGTCATGCAGGGAAAGAATCCGATATTCTGGAAGGCCGGGATTTTAGCAGGAAGGTTTTTCTTTCTAAGGGAAGCTTTGACTATGGGGGATATTATACGGTGCCTCTTAAGGGAAATGAGCCGGAAGACTTAGCGCTTTCCCAAGGGGAACGGTTTGCGGTGATCGTAAAAATCACCACACCTGATGCAGTCCATCCTGCGGCCATTGAGTATGATGCGGGAGATGGACGTACCTTTGTCAATGTCTCAGACGGGGAAGGTTATATCAGCGCTGATGGCATATCATGGGAACGGGCTGAAGAAAAGAACTGTAACCTGTGTTTAAAGGCGTACACAAAAGACCGGTGA